The following is a genomic window from Gadus morhua chromosome 23, gadMor3.0, whole genome shotgun sequence.
TGTGAGGTGGGCAAGGAGCAGAAAATCGAGAGACCTCAGGTTTAACCGTGAAATGTAAAGACTTTTAAGTTTTTGAATCGGGGAAAATAAATTGTCTGGAAGGTCTGTGAAATCATTTGAGCTCATATAAAGCTTATTCAAATTAGGAGTATAGTTGAAGGTGAGTGGGTGTAGGGATGTAAGTTGCATACTTCTGATATTGAGTACCGAAAGATTTGTCAGGCCTTTGAGAAAGTTTTGAGGTAGGGCGCTCTTAAGTCGCCTGCGTTGAGTTGAAATAAGCAATGATTCCAGTTGTGAAAGCTCAGCAAATGGTGGATATTCAATAGGCTCTTCCGATCTATATTTAAGGTGATTGGTCATCAAATTCAATTTCTGCAAAGCTTTCAAGTCACTAAAAGTACCGTTGTGAATTTCCTCTATTTCATTTGATTCAAGATTAAGATTTGTAAGATTGGACAATCCATTAAAGTTCCCCTTTTTAAGttcttttaatttatttccTTGTAATGACAGTATCTTGAGGGAATTCAAATCTTTAAATTCTCCCTGATCTAGATCTATGAGTTGATTGTTAAACAAGTAAAGCTCTTGGAGTTTTGGCATGTTTTTTTGGAAGGCACCGTTTAATtgataaatgttgttgttttgcaaCCATAAGTGCTTTAAATTGACCAaatctttgaaaacacattccTTTAGATTCAAGAGATGATTTTCATTTAGCTGAAGAATTCTGAGACAGGTCATATTGGCCAAATCATAACAGCCAAGAACATTGATGTTATTGAAGCTTAGATCCAGTTTTGAGATTTCAGTTTTCCTTATGGCATAGGGGACCGATGTTAGACGGTTAGACTTCAATATTAAAATGTTAAGCTTCCTAAGAGATTGAAATGAATTGTCAGAGATGTCAGTTATCTCATTCGTCCCCAAGTCCAATATGTTAAGATTAGTACACAAGTGCAGCATGTCTGATCTAATAACTTTGATGCTGTTATTTCGGACTTCAAGAGAGGTCAGCGATGGAATTTTGCAGGAAATTTTGATGAGAACCCGCAGGTTGTTATTCATATGGTTTAACTTCAGATACATCAGTGAGGAGTTAAATGTCTCTAGAACTTCCTGAAATCCTAAGGAGGAGTGAACCCCACTGATATCTAGTTTGGACACGCCACTAAGGTACGATGTGTTGTTCACCTCCCAGACGATACCATTCTTCATACCACCTTCAAGGTTCAATAATTTGAGGTTGGGAAAGATATGTGCAGTGAGGCTAAAGACCATAAGCTGATTTTGAGACAAATCAAGTGAAACAAGTTCTGTAGACGTATTTGACAGCTCCCATGAatgaaaattgcaaattttGTTTGCTGGAATGTTCAGGATTTGTAAATGTGGTGTATGATTCAAGATGTTCGCTAAGTTCCGCAGTTTGTTATGGCCTAGGTCCAAAAATGTAAGCTTGCTCAGAGACTTGAAAGAGGCCGGTGCTAATGTTTGGATGTTATTGAAAGACAGACGCAATTCTGTGAGATTGACTAAGCCATCAAACATACCCTCCTCTAGCTTACAAAGCCTATTGCTGTTTAAATTCAACACCTCTAGAGACATTTGAACAAAAAAAGTGCCAGATTCAATTATGGAGATAGAGTTGCATTTCAGGTTTAAGCGCAACAGATTTGGTAAATTTTTCAAATCTGCATTATTTAGTTTAGAAATGTTGTTTTGAGACAGGTCTATACTTGTGACTATTAGTGGAATGTCATTTGGAAATGCATTGAAACTATTCTTCTGACAGATGGCCTGTGTGGTCCTTGTGACCCTGCAATCCTTCAGCATGTAACCAGCAGCTGGAGAAATAAAACTGTTCAGATTCAAAAGGAAACATAATATTCCAAATGAACACAAACTAATTCCCCTTATTGGCATCGCCATTTCCGTTTTCATTCCAGCACACAAAGAACTTTCTTAATGTTGGTCATTTCCAAGGCAATGGATCTCCAGTCCTACCAAGTGGATCTTTGATTTTGTTCGTCAATTTCTTTCAGTCCGAGGGATCCGAAAAATctgtcaaacagacacacaaaggtaCACAGACAGCGGTCATTACAATCTGCTTTTGATATTCTGGAATTAAAACATGTGTCTTATATCCAACCCGGTTAGAATGGGTTCCCCCAGCCCATTCTACCGGCGATATGAATTCGCCCTGCAGAGGAGAAGAGCAATTCTTTCTGCTTCTGATAcgcttttgcgggagccaatcaccaagctggcttttccccctggtgcactattggctggtttaacacaatgatgacagggaagcgacggcaggCATCCAATTGTGTACAGATTCATTATAGGCCCGtcgatcacgcctcttgtgctgaagaaaatgaaagCAGCCTCCCCTGACCAACGTGCTtactacgattgagcttggtctggcaatagccagataCCGGTTTGTAGCCAGGCTACAACTCGGTATCACAcgatctattgaatcgtgtcccagagcacgattgtccgacttgtTTCGTTatacacagaacaaaatgtaaaccaatgcattctaaatgggagcgtttctctgactttttcgtgctacacagaacgaaatgtaaacccatgtaTTTTGAATCGGAGTGTttctcaggagagagagagagagagagtcctcaATAACTGAAACAAATTATTTGTGCTCCACAAAACAAAATGCAAACCAACGCATTTTGAATGGAAGCGTTTCCCAGACAATTttcgtgctccacagaacgaaacgagagagagggacatttatcaaaaaaaataattatgaaaCGTATAAAAATATCTGGAATGAAAGAAAGGAAATCCCCAACCCCAGAGGGAAGAAACCTTGAGAAAGAATACCCTACAGGAGAGGGTTACCAATTCAAAGGACGGTTTGGAGTGCAAGGTGCGAAATGGGCAGATATAAAATGGTAGTATAAAACAATAGAGCAGAGTTAAAGATGCTTTAACCTTCCTCTATGTTAAAGGATCTggtatacatacagtatgttttatAACCATGTAAAGCATGAAAGTATGTTAGACTGCATGTCTTATCTACAAGCACGCACCTTTGAGCTAAATTTGCAGTTTAACATACATACTACTACTGTTGTTCCTGCATCTTGGCTCGGTTGTCATGGTAGAAAACATAAGCCGTGCGCAAGGAAAGTGTTTCCTCATTGGTCAAACGTTTTCTACCAAATATATtct
Proteins encoded in this region:
- the LOC115537185 gene encoding toll-like receptor 13 isoform X1 — translated: MKTEMAMPIRGISLCSFGILCFLLNLNSFISPAAGYMLKDCRVTRTTQAICQKNSFNAFPNDIPLIVTSIDLSQNNISKLNNADLKNLPNLLRLNLKCNSISIIESGTFFVQMSLEVLNLNSNRLCKLEEGMFDGLVNLTELRLSFNNIQTLAPASFKSLSKLTFLDLGHNKLRNLANILNHTPHLQILNIPANKICNFHSWELSNTSTELVSLDLSQNQLMVFSLTAHIFPNLKLLNLEGGMKNGIVWEVNNTSYLSGVSKLDISGVHSSLGFQEVLETFNSSLMYLKLNHMNNNLRVLIKISCKIPSLTSLEVRNNSIKVIRSDMLHLCTNLNILDLGTNEITDISDNSFQSLRKLNILILKSNRLTSVPYAIRKTEISKLDLSFNNINVLGCYDLANMTCLRILQLNENHLLNLKECVFKDLVNLKHLWLQNNNIYQLNGAFQKNMPKLQELYLFNNQLIDLDQGEFKDLNSLKILSLQGNKLKELKKGNFNGLSNLTNLNLESNEIEEIHNGTFSDLKALQKLNLMTNHLKYRSEEPIEYPPFAELSQLESLLISTQRRRLKSALPQNFLKGLTNLSVLNIRSMQLTSLHPLTFNYTPNLNKLYMSSNDFTDLPDNLFSPIQKLKSLYISRLNLRSLDFLLLAHLTELDFLQVRKNAFSVIREPVMQSLSTLVYLDMQGNSFTCNCDNAWFLKWVKNNNQTQVYDAYNFECNYPPDLKGKKLLEIDVESCTVDIGFICYICTACAVIMTIAVSFTKHFLQWHLVYTYYLMLAFLYNSKHKDKRAHQYDAFVSYNANDEGWVLGELLPKLEDEQGWRLCLHHRDFQPGKPIMENITDSIYGSRKTICVVSRDYLQSEWCSREIQLASFRLFDEQKDVLILVFLEDIPMQQLSPYYRMRRLLKRKTYLSWSRADAHPDLFWEKLRQALETQEHPMGEHLRLTIEDGPPGERQDQSKV